Proteins found in one Desulfovibrio porci genomic segment:
- a CDS encoding SMR family transporter: MHALTAFFNVSVLLVVLAALLDILANLLLARSQGFRRRWIGITALALVGLAFYCLSLAVQNMDLAVAYAMWGSFGILGTSLGGWLFFSQRLRPCAFAGMGLLIAGMLLLHLG; this comes from the coding sequence ATGCACGCTCTGACCGCCTTTTTCAATGTCTCCGTGCTGCTGGTCGTGCTGGCCGCTCTACTGGATATTCTGGCCAATCTGCTGTTGGCCCGTTCCCAGGGCTTCCGCCGCCGCTGGATCGGCATTACGGCTCTGGCCCTGGTAGGTCTGGCCTTTTACTGCCTTTCCCTGGCCGTGCAAAACATGGATCTGGCTGTGGCCTATGCCATGTGGGGCAGTTTCGGCATTCTGGGCACCTCGCTGGGCGGCTGGCTTTTCTTCAGCCAGCGCCTCAGGCCCTGCGCCTTCGCGGGCATGGGCCTGCTTATCGCTGGCATGCTGCTGTTGCATCTGGGCTGA
- a CDS encoding DMT family transporter, translating into MLTTKPFHWYCLLGAIILEVGGTTVMKLAQGWTFAHAALLGLMLMWLAIGLSYYLLALSTTGLPVGVAFAFWEGLGLTLITLSSVLILDESLTLKRVLGLICVLAGALLVHHGTGHGESPKPRPRDAGQSHISPQDAADGARAARRP; encoded by the coding sequence ATGCTGACCACAAAACCGTTTCACTGGTATTGTCTGTTGGGAGCCATCATTCTGGAAGTGGGCGGCACCACGGTCATGAAGCTGGCCCAGGGCTGGACCTTCGCCCATGCCGCCCTGCTGGGCCTGATGCTGATGTGGCTGGCCATCGGCCTTTCCTATTATCTTCTGGCCCTGTCCACCACCGGCCTGCCCGTGGGCGTGGCCTTCGCCTTCTGGGAAGGGCTGGGCCTGACTCTGATCACCCTGTCCAGCGTGCTGATCCTGGACGAAAGCCTGACCCTCAAACGTGTTTTGGGCCTGATCTGCGTGCTGGCCGGAGCACTGCTGGTGCACCACGGCACGGGCCACGGCGAAAGCCCGAAGCCGCGCCCGCGCGACGCCGGGCAAAGCCACATTTCGCCCCAGGACGCGGCTGACGGCGCGCGCGCCGCGAGGAGGCCGTGA
- the hisA gene encoding 1-(5-phosphoribosyl)-5-[(5-phosphoribosylamino)methylideneamino]imidazole-4-carboxamide isomerase — protein MIIFPAVDIQNGKAVRLKQGRAQESTVFAEDPAEAARSWQARGARWLHVVDLDGAFDGAAQSRAIVRRICREISIPVQLGGGIRDEATARAYLEAGVSRLIIGTLALEQPELFARLCRAFPGQIGVSLDAEAGRLKSRGWVADTGLSVDDVLPRLQDDGAAFIIYTDIERDGMQSGVNLAALGHLAHSARVPVIAAGGVATLEDVQKLYPLSRSGNLAGAISGRALYEGTLNLEEANAWIDAQEKTEKA, from the coding sequence ATGATCATCTTCCCGGCAGTCGACATTCAGAACGGCAAGGCCGTGCGCCTCAAGCAGGGCCGCGCCCAGGAATCCACGGTTTTCGCCGAGGACCCGGCCGAAGCGGCCCGCAGTTGGCAGGCGCGGGGCGCGCGCTGGCTGCATGTGGTGGATCTGGACGGCGCATTTGACGGCGCGGCCCAGAGCCGGGCCATTGTGCGGCGCATCTGCCGGGAGATCAGCATTCCCGTACAGCTGGGCGGCGGCATCCGCGACGAAGCCACAGCCCGCGCCTATCTGGAGGCCGGGGTGAGCCGCCTGATCATCGGCACCCTGGCCCTGGAGCAGCCGGAACTGTTCGCCCGCCTCTGCCGCGCTTTCCCCGGCCAAATCGGCGTCTCTCTGGACGCCGAGGCCGGGCGTCTCAAAAGCCGGGGCTGGGTGGCGGACACCGGCCTGAGCGTGGACGACGTGCTGCCCCGGCTTCAGGACGACGGCGCGGCCTTCATCATTTATACGGACATTGAACGCGACGGCATGCAGAGCGGCGTCAACCTGGCCGCCCTGGGGCATCTGGCCCACAGCGCCCGCGTGCCGGTCATCGCCGCCGGCGGCGTGGCCACGCTGGAGGACGTGCAGAAACTCTATCCGCTCAGCCGCTCCGGCAATCTGGCCGGGGCCATCAGCGGGCGCGCCCTGTACGAGGGCACCTTGAATCTGGAAGAAGCCAACGCCTGGATCGACGCGCAGGAGAAGACGGAAAAAGCCTGA